In a genomic window of Methanocalculus natronophilus:
- a CDS encoding ABC transporter permease — protein MNPDSLPEQLRRAFAITKKDIRIYYAKGPVVIFGLFMPLFLFLAFAIGDRGLPMPFLLSGLLAMTVFFTATAVSPVIQPWEAQARTLERLIATPVTMKTLIAGDMFASVIFGIGIAVVPITIGLLLGVVPIYPLLLAVGIILASFCFSALGLLLSTPATNVPSNIMMLSALLKFPLIFISGVFIPVEQLPFAGQVLAICSPLTYFTDIARYCLMETQTFPLWVNFAALALFAILFTTAAMVLHTRTVSRRI, from the coding sequence ATGAACCCTGACAGTCTCCCCGAGCAGTTGAGACGGGCCTTTGCGATCACAAAGAAGGATATCCGGATCTACTATGCAAAAGGGCCGGTCGTCATCTTCGGCCTCTTCATGCCGCTCTTCCTCTTCCTCGCATTTGCCATTGGGGATCGGGGATTACCGATGCCGTTTCTGCTATCCGGCCTCCTCGCAATGACCGTCTTCTTCACAGCAACCGCAGTCTCGCCGGTGATCCAGCCCTGGGAGGCACAGGCTCGGACCCTGGAGCGGCTGATCGCAACCCCTGTTACGATGAAGACCCTGATCGCAGGCGACATGTTCGCCTCCGTCATCTTCGGGATCGGCATTGCAGTTGTTCCGATCACAATCGGACTGCTGCTTGGCGTTGTTCCGATCTACCCCCTGCTCCTTGCAGTGGGAATCATCCTTGCATCATTCTGCTTCTCAGCACTCGGCCTCCTCCTCTCGACACCGGCAACAAATGTTCCATCCAACATCATGATGCTCTCAGCACTCCTGAAGTTCCCGCTCATCTTTATCAGCGGGGTCTTCATCCCTGTTGAGCAGCTCCCCTTTGCAGGCCAGGTGCTTGCGATCTGCTCCCCGCTCACCTACTTCACCGATATCGCCCGCTACTGCCTGATGGAAACGCAGACCTTTCCGCTCTGGGTGAATTTTGCGGCACTGGCACTCTTTGCCATTCTCTTCACAACAGCTGCAATGGTGCTCCATACAAGAACGGTGAGCAGGCGGATCTGA
- a CDS encoding ATP-binding cassette domain-containing protein, with translation MLEADHHEDAIIATDLRKTFADIVAVDSISFSVRRGEIFGFLGPNGAGKTTTTRMLTGVMQPDFGSATLFGHDIVHAPVRAKQQCGVVPETANAYTDISAWQNLMLMGELYGVPRQHAEERAETLLTNLGLLERKDQKVQGFSKGMKQRLILAMALLHEPDLLFLDEPTGGLDVRSTHLITQMLRELNDGGTTIFLTTHNMEEANRLCDRVAIMRKGTIVAIDSPERLKMAIERLHTIEVSFQTQPKDGDLGRLPGIVSARREGDKIVITTEDVDSAIHAITAYGAEHQLKIGMLRTLAPTLDEAFLRLTEGGGIV, from the coding sequence GTGTTAGAAGCAGATCATCACGAAGACGCCATCATTGCAACAGATCTCAGGAAGACCTTCGCCGATATCGTCGCAGTGGACTCGATCTCGTTTTCCGTCCGAAGAGGCGAGATATTCGGATTCCTTGGGCCTAACGGGGCTGGAAAAACAACAACCACCCGGATGCTGACCGGGGTGATGCAGCCGGATTTTGGATCAGCCACACTCTTTGGCCATGACATCGTGCATGCACCGGTTCGCGCAAAACAGCAGTGCGGGGTGGTGCCGGAGACGGCAAATGCCTATACCGACATCTCCGCCTGGCAGAACCTGATGCTGATGGGAGAACTCTATGGCGTGCCGCGGCAGCATGCAGAAGAGCGTGCAGAAACGCTTCTGACAAACCTTGGCCTCCTTGAAAGAAAAGACCAGAAAGTGCAGGGATTCTCAAAAGGGATGAAGCAGCGGCTGATCCTTGCAATGGCACTCCTCCACGAGCCGGACCTCCTCTTCCTCGATGAGCCGACAGGCGGCCTCGATGTTAGAAGCACCCACCTGATCACACAGATGCTCAGGGAACTCAATGATGGGGGCACCACCATCTTCCTCACCACCCATAACATGGAGGAGGCAAACCGGCTCTGCGACCGGGTGGCCATCATGAGAAAGGGAACGATTGTTGCAATCGACTCGCCGGAGCGCTTGAAGATGGCAATTGAGCGGCTCCATACCATCGAGGTCAGTTTTCAGACACAGCCAAAAGATGGTGATCTAGGTCGCCTCCCCGGAATCGTTTCAGCCAGGCGCGAGGGGGACAAAATTGTGATCACCACAGAGGATGTCGACTCCGCTATCCACGCGATCACCGCATACGGAGCAGAGCACCAGCTGAAGATCGGGATGCTCCGGACACTGGCACCGACACTGGATGAGGCGTTTCTCAGGCTGACTGAGGGAGGCGGGATAGTATGA
- a CDS encoding winged helix-turn-helix transcriptional regulator produces the protein MCKDTLSQSICPLRGILPLLSKKWALPIITTVGSTGSIRFTDIERILVGISPKTLSDTLSDLLAEGLLNRSFHAETPPRVEYSLTGEGAALCRAMQPLIEWAADRIGSGQRECLPACRVDGAENLCASHSEST, from the coding sequence ATGTGTAAGGATACGCTCTCTCAAAGTATCTGTCCGCTTCGGGGTATTCTCCCGCTCCTCTCGAAGAAGTGGGCACTCCCGATCATCACGACAGTCGGGAGCACAGGCAGTATCCGGTTCACTGATATCGAGCGGATACTGGTGGGAATCAGCCCGAAAACACTCTCCGATACCCTCTCGGATCTTCTGGCTGAAGGCCTGCTGAACCGGAGCTTCCATGCAGAGACCCCTCCACGGGTGGAGTATTCGCTGACTGGTGAGGGTGCGGCTCTCTGCCGTGCGATGCAGCCGCTGATCGAGTGGGCAGCAGATCGGATTGGATCAGGGCAGCGGGAGTGCCTGCCCGCCTGCCGGGTAGATGGGGCAGAGAATCTCTGTGCCAGCCATTCAGAGAGTACCTGA
- a CDS encoding FmdE family protein, translating into MKAQEDRKALFEALIQFHGHLCGGLAFAARVCEKAANELGTQGNDGNDLRAVIETADACGIDAVQVFAGCTPGKGNLTILDYGKHAYTFINRRNGEAIRILRHRDFDLEKIDPVVAKLRKAIFSGEATKEERKIFDQRMEKVADVILSMPEEELFTVQRFQTEVMKKTKAFEQAECSRCKEMVALNRLNERDSERLCIPCSD; encoded by the coding sequence ATGAAAGCACAGGAAGACAGGAAGGCCCTGTTCGAGGCACTGATCCAGTTCCATGGCCATCTCTGCGGCGGGCTTGCCTTTGCCGCACGGGTATGCGAGAAGGCAGCAAACGAACTTGGAACACAGGGCAATGATGGCAATGATCTACGGGCGGTGATCGAAACAGCAGATGCCTGTGGAATCGATGCTGTCCAGGTGTTTGCAGGTTGCACTCCTGGAAAAGGGAACCTGACCATTCTTGATTACGGGAAGCACGCCTATACCTTCATTAACCGGCGAAACGGGGAGGCGATCCGGATACTCAGGCACCGGGACTTTGATCTCGAGAAGATCGATCCGGTCGTTGCAAAACTCAGAAAAGCGATCTTCTCAGGTGAGGCTACCAAAGAGGAGCGGAAGATATTCGACCAGAGGATGGAAAAGGTAGCGGATGTCATCCTCTCAATGCCCGAGGAAGAGCTCTTTACCGTCCAGCGTTTCCAGACAGAAGTTATGAAGAAGACAAAAGCCTTTGAACAGGCCGAGTGCTCCCGGTGCAAAGAGATGGTTGCTCTAAACCGCCTAAACGAGAGAGACAGTGAGCGCCTCTGCATCCCCTGTTCAGATTGA
- a CDS encoding iron ABC transporter substrate-binding protein encodes MMDKKICIIVMGMLLVAFLGIAGCVGEATTPDTPSPSGPREVTITDGFDRTVTVAVPATEVLASGAGAVRYMVYMQGQDTLVGVDSREKSFMNPEGRPYALVHLNQMKDLPLFGEPRGREDPEKVIAINPQVIFKTGATGQGSATDVGAVSALQEKTGIPVIGYPYGSLRTADEKDEMYTYLRTIGLVIGKEDRAEEVIDYIEATMADLERRTHDIPENEQKSVYIGGVSMSGAHGIISTEPAYPPFLWVHADNVASGIGTAHVDVAKEAIVDWDPEYLFIDLGTLGMENDGALGQVKTDPALKGLSAVKSGKVYGLLPYNSYNTNYEVVLANAYFVGKVLYPDRFADVDPVKKADELFTFFAGEPVFEEYNAGYRGLGFTQIPI; translated from the coding sequence ATGATGGATAAAAAAATATGTATCATTGTCATGGGGATGCTTCTTGTTGCATTCCTGGGTATTGCCGGGTGTGTCGGGGAGGCAACCACTCCTGACACACCCTCACCCTCTGGTCCGCGTGAAGTGACGATCACTGATGGCTTTGACCGCACAGTGACGGTTGCGGTTCCGGCAACCGAGGTTCTCGCCTCTGGTGCCGGCGCTGTCCGGTACATGGTCTATATGCAGGGCCAGGACACCCTTGTCGGAGTCGACAGCAGGGAGAAGAGCTTTATGAATCCGGAAGGCCGCCCCTATGCCCTCGTTCATCTGAATCAGATGAAAGACCTTCCGCTCTTTGGAGAGCCACGCGGCAGAGAAGATCCCGAGAAGGTCATTGCGATTAACCCCCAGGTGATCTTCAAGACGGGTGCAACCGGACAGGGTTCGGCAACCGATGTCGGTGCGGTAAGTGCCCTCCAGGAGAAGACAGGCATCCCGGTGATCGGCTACCCGTATGGATCTCTACGGACAGCTGACGAGAAGGATGAGATGTACACATACCTCAGGACGATCGGCCTTGTCATCGGAAAGGAGGATCGGGCAGAAGAGGTGATCGACTACATTGAGGCAACAATGGCTGATCTTGAGCGCCGGACACACGACATCCCTGAGAACGAGCAGAAGAGTGTCTATATCGGCGGTGTCAGCATGTCAGGTGCCCATGGCATCATCTCGACAGAGCCGGCGTACCCGCCATTCCTCTGGGTGCATGCAGATAATGTCGCATCAGGTATAGGAACAGCGCATGTCGATGTTGCAAAGGAGGCGATTGTTGACTGGGATCCAGAGTATCTCTTTATCGACCTTGGAACCCTTGGGATGGAGAATGACGGAGCTCTTGGGCAGGTGAAGACTGATCCCGCACTGAAGGGGCTTTCTGCTGTGAAGAGCGGGAAAGTATACGGTCTGTTGCCATACAACTCATATAATACCAACTATGAGGTCGTCCTGGCAAATGCCTACTTTGTCGGCAAAGTGCTCTATCCCGACAGGTTTGCAGATGTTGATCCGGTTAAGAAAGCAGATGAACTCTTCACCTTCTTCGCTGGAGAACCTGTCTTTGAAGAGTATAATGCCGGGTACAGAGGATTAGGGTTCACCCAGATCCCGATCTGA
- a CDS encoding iron ABC transporter substrate-binding protein, translating to MLLIALLAVAGCVGEAAPSAPASGQNEMTVTDGFGRTVTIPQPVESVLCSGSGTLRYLVYLQGEDLVVGVDSIEKEHRDVEGRPYALVHREKFQQLPLFGEFRGRDDPEKVIGIGPDLVFKGGSTGTAYGTSIAEVDDLESRTGVPVIGFAYGSLRNDAEKTEMYTALRVMGKAIGNEDRAEEIIAYIEATIADLEARTSDIPPEERKRVYIGGVSSAGAHGIISTEPAYPPFLWVHAENVASGLGTAHVDVAKEAIVDWDPDYLFIDAGTTRMDNEGAVGQLRDDPALKGLTAVKEGRVYGVLPYNFYNTNYETVLANAYYVGKVLYPDRFEDIDPVEKGEEIMEFFVGEPVFAELNSQFNNFGFRPVSL from the coding sequence GTGCTCCTCATAGCCCTCCTCGCAGTTGCGGGTTGTGTCGGGGAAGCCGCCCCCTCTGCTCCGGCAAGTGGACAAAACGAGATGACCGTGACCGATGGCTTCGGCCGGACGGTGACGATCCCGCAACCTGTTGAGAGCGTCCTCTGTTCCGGCTCAGGCACGCTCCGGTACCTGGTATACCTCCAGGGCGAAGATCTCGTTGTTGGTGTCGACAGCATCGAGAAGGAGCACCGTGATGTGGAGGGACGCCCCTATGCGCTTGTACACCGTGAGAAGTTCCAGCAATTACCGCTCTTTGGCGAGTTCCGGGGCAGGGATGATCCGGAAAAAGTCATCGGTATCGGGCCGGACCTCGTCTTCAAGGGCGGATCTACCGGTACTGCGTATGGCACAAGTATCGCTGAAGTAGATGATCTCGAGAGCAGAACCGGTGTGCCGGTGATCGGGTTTGCCTATGGCTCGCTGAGAAACGATGCAGAAAAGACCGAGATGTACACTGCCCTCCGGGTGATGGGCAAAGCAATCGGAAATGAGGATCGTGCCGAAGAGATTATCGCATACATCGAGGCGACGATAGCTGACCTCGAGGCCCGGACAAGTGACATTCCTCCTGAAGAACGAAAGCGCGTCTATATCGGTGGTGTGAGCAGTGCGGGTGCACATGGTATCATATCGACCGAACCGGCATACCCGCCCTTCCTCTGGGTGCATGCGGAGAATGTCGCATCCGGCCTTGGAACCGCACATGTCGATGTTGCCAAGGAGGCGATCGTGGACTGGGATCCTGACTATCTCTTCATTGATGCGGGTACAACACGGATGGATAATGAAGGCGCTGTCGGGCAGCTAAGGGATGATCCTGCTCTCAAGGGCCTCACCGCCGTGAAAGAGGGGCGTGTCTATGGCGTGCTGCCGTACAACTTCTACAACACCAACTACGAAACGGTTCTTGCAAATGCCTACTATGTCGGCAAGGTGCTCTATCCCGACCGGTTTGAGGACATTGACCCTGTTGAAAAGGGTGAGGAGATCATGGAATTCTTCGTTGGTGAACCGGTCTTTGCAGAGCTGAACAGCCAGTTCAACAACTTTGGATTCAGGCCGGTTTCACTCTGA
- a CDS encoding FecCD family ABC transporter permease: MHFADGELPADYLKYTYRKVLWILGGIVVLFLLLILSISVGAVAIPPYEVFLTLIGQNATEKWDRIIWNIRLPQALAAIICGAGLAVAGVAMQSILRNPLASPFTLGISNAGAFGAAVAIIFLGTGRMTSTTAGAVIINNPYVTTICAFIFCMLATIAILAIAKIKASSPEVVILAGVALSSLFTAGVMFLQYFSDDAQLAAVVHWTFGDVGRASWSEVYLMGAVVIIACIYFIWNRWNYNAMDAGDETAKGLGVNVERLRNVGMIIAALVTAVLVSFLGVIGFVGLVCPHMVRRIIGDEQRYLIPGSIVMGGILLLASDTVARLIVAPYVLPVAILTAFMGAPVFIYLLLRGYKR; the protein is encoded by the coding sequence TTGCATTTTGCAGACGGTGAACTCCCCGCAGATTACCTGAAGTACACCTACCGGAAGGTGCTCTGGATACTTGGTGGAATTGTCGTTCTCTTCCTCCTGCTTATTCTCTCGATCTCGGTTGGGGCAGTCGCTATTCCGCCGTATGAGGTCTTTCTGACTTTAATCGGCCAGAACGCCACTGAAAAGTGGGATCGGATCATCTGGAATATCAGGCTCCCCCAGGCGCTTGCGGCAATCATCTGCGGAGCCGGGCTTGCGGTTGCCGGGGTGGCGATGCAGTCGATCCTGAGAAACCCGCTTGCATCGCCCTTCACACTTGGTATCTCAAATGCGGGTGCCTTTGGTGCGGCAGTTGCGATCATCTTCCTCGGCACCGGCAGGATGACCTCGACGACTGCGGGTGCGGTGATCATCAATAACCCCTATGTGACGACTATCTGCGCCTTCATCTTCTGCATGCTCGCAACCATTGCGATCCTCGCGATCGCAAAGATCAAGGCATCTTCGCCGGAAGTGGTGATTCTTGCCGGTGTTGCCCTTTCGTCTCTCTTTACGGCAGGGGTGATGTTCCTCCAGTACTTCAGTGATGACGCCCAGCTTGCAGCAGTTGTCCACTGGACATTCGGCGATGTCGGGCGTGCCAGCTGGTCTGAAGTGTACCTGATGGGGGCTGTTGTGATTATTGCCTGCATCTACTTCATCTGGAACCGCTGGAACTACAATGCAATGGATGCAGGCGATGAGACGGCAAAGGGGCTTGGGGTGAATGTCGAGCGGCTCAGGAATGTCGGCATGATCATCGCCGCCCTTGTCACAGCCGTCCTCGTCTCGTTCCTCGGTGTCATCGGGTTTGTCGGGCTCGTCTGCCCGCATATGGTCAGGCGGATCATAGGCGACGAACAGCGGTACCTGATTCCCGGATCAATTGTGATGGGCGGCATCCTCCTGCTTGCATCAGATACCGTTGCCCGGCTGATCGTCGCGCCGTATGTCCTGCCGGTTGCGATCCTGACGGCGTTCATGGGCGCACCGGTCTTCATCTACCTGCTGCTTCGGGGGTATAAGCGATGA
- a CDS encoding ABC transporter ATP-binding protein, whose amino-acid sequence MILNVDELKFMYRNKGILDEIAFSINEGEIVAILGPNGVGKTTLLKCLNRILVPKQGAVSVCGDSLNSLELMEVARRIGYVPQRVETGRLTGFDAVLLGRRPHIGWDVTGNDLKIVEAAFRAFGIERLRLHYIDEMSGGELQMVAIARAFVQEPKILLLDEPTSALDLKNQIEILHRITAIVEEHNIAVVMTMHDLNTALRYADRFILLKDQFIHTCGDRSVVTAAEIEAVYGVPVMIGELEGVTCVIPQCLCNGNGRKTKIPIDEEGSTYVRNA is encoded by the coding sequence ATGATCCTGAATGTCGATGAACTGAAATTTATGTACCGGAACAAGGGGATCCTTGATGAGATCGCTTTCTCAATCAACGAGGGCGAGATCGTCGCTATCCTGGGCCCAAACGGTGTCGGGAAGACGACCCTCCTGAAGTGCCTAAACCGGATCCTGGTACCGAAGCAGGGCGCAGTCTCCGTCTGCGGCGATTCACTCAATTCGCTTGAACTGATGGAGGTTGCCCGGCGGATCGGCTATGTTCCCCAGCGGGTTGAGACCGGGAGATTAACCGGTTTTGACGCTGTCCTCCTCGGAAGGCGGCCACATATCGGATGGGATGTCACCGGGAATGATCTCAAAATCGTTGAGGCAGCATTCCGGGCATTTGGGATTGAGCGTCTTCGCCTCCACTACATCGACGAGATGAGCGGCGGAGAGCTCCAGATGGTTGCAATTGCACGGGCCTTTGTCCAGGAGCCAAAGATCCTGCTGCTGGACGAGCCGACGAGTGCGCTTGACCTGAAGAACCAGATCGAGATCCTGCACCGGATCACCGCAATTGTTGAGGAACACAATATTGCGGTTGTGATGACGATGCATGACTTAAATACGGCTCTCCGGTATGCTGATCGGTTCATCCTCTTAAAAGACCAGTTCATCCATACCTGTGGGGACAGAAGCGTTGTTACTGCTGCTGAGATCGAGGCAGTCTATGGCGTTCCGGTGATGATCGGGGAGCTTGAAGGGGTGACCTGTGTCATCCCGCAATGCCTCTGCAACGGGAATGGAAGGAAAACGAAGATACCAATAGACGAAGAAGGTAGTACTTATGTGCGAAACGCATGA
- a CDS encoding FmdE family protein codes for MCETHDHQVMESGKYPAFEECVTFHGHSCPGLAIGYRAARAAMEALGVARPYDEELVTVAETDACGVDAIQLVTGCTAGKGNLVIHDYGKNVFTFYAREKNRAVRILIKSREMAGKQEIDTLRPKIFAGTATDPEKKRFYELMAAATEATLTVPQDELLTVTEVAFTPPEKARIFQTVTCPDCGEPVADAKMQTANGKAVCATCALSKTG; via the coding sequence ATGTGCGAAACGCATGATCACCAGGTGATGGAGTCCGGGAAGTACCCGGCATTTGAAGAGTGTGTAACATTCCACGGCCATTCATGTCCCGGCCTTGCGATCGGGTACCGTGCTGCCCGTGCCGCGATGGAGGCGCTTGGCGTTGCCCGGCCCTATGATGAGGAACTCGTCACCGTTGCCGAGACTGATGCCTGCGGTGTTGACGCAATCCAGCTTGTGACCGGCTGCACCGCCGGGAAAGGGAACCTTGTCATCCATGATTACGGGAAGAATGTCTTCACCTTCTATGCCCGCGAGAAGAACAGGGCGGTGCGTATCCTGATTAAGAGCCGGGAGATGGCCGGTAAGCAGGAGATAGATACCCTGCGGCCGAAGATCTTTGCCGGGACCGCGACTGACCCAGAAAAGAAGCGGTTCTATGAGCTGATGGCAGCCGCAACAGAAGCCACCCTTACGGTCCCGCAGGATGAACTCCTCACCGTCACCGAGGTGGCATTCACCCCTCCTGAGAAGGCACGGATCTTTCAGACTGTCACCTGCCCGGACTGCGGTGAGCCGGTTGCGGATGCAAAGATGCAGACGGCAAACGGGAAGGCTGTCTGTGCAACCTGTGCTCTTTCAAAAACAGGGTAA
- a CDS encoding glycine betaine ABC transporter substrate-binding protein — protein sequence MLNKKIMYGTLAALLVIACLAAAGCMEGDPAGGRETIVIGGKPFNEQYILPHMIALLLEEEGYRTDIRPGMNDATLFEGIKRGQVDVYVEYTGTAYSQLLKLEPLEVWEPDHVYTLVRSHLAEEGIDVPFRLGFRNDYAIAVKDSYAAEHGIETISDLVPHAGSLTFGSDLVFHEREDGLPRLQEVYGLSFADVVPMSPTLMYEAIANDQVQAIPPYTTDSRVDLYNLVVLEDDQAALPPYEAMLFVRSDLASDERLTNALSVLADQIDTDEMRALNAEFDNDKREARDIARDYLRREGLISS from the coding sequence ATGTTAAATAAAAAAATTATGTACGGGACCCTCGCGGCCCTTCTGGTCATCGCCTGCCTGGCTGCTGCCGGGTGCATGGAAGGTGATCCTGCAGGAGGCAGGGAGACGATCGTCATCGGCGGAAAGCCCTTTAATGAACAGTATATTCTCCCTCATATGATAGCCCTCCTCCTTGAGGAGGAAGGATACAGAACAGATATCCGGCCCGGAATGAATGACGCGACGCTTTTTGAAGGGATTAAACGGGGACAGGTGGATGTCTATGTCGAGTATACCGGAACCGCGTACTCCCAGCTCCTGAAGCTTGAGCCGCTTGAGGTATGGGAACCGGATCATGTCTATACCCTGGTCAGATCCCATCTTGCTGAAGAAGGAATAGACGTCCCGTTCAGGCTGGGTTTCAGAAATGATTACGCTATTGCCGTGAAGGACTCCTATGCTGCAGAGCATGGCATCGAAACAATCAGTGATCTTGTGCCTCATGCAGGTAGTCTTACGTTTGGCAGTGATCTTGTCTTCCATGAACGTGAGGATGGCCTTCCACGACTACAAGAGGTCTATGGCCTCAGCTTTGCTGATGTTGTCCCGATGTCGCCGACCCTGATGTACGAGGCGATTGCAAACGACCAGGTTCAGGCGATCCCTCCCTATACAACAGACTCACGGGTGGATCTCTACAACCTGGTTGTCCTTGAGGATGATCAGGCAGCTCTTCCCCCCTATGAGGCGATGCTCTTTGTACGATCAGATCTTGCCTCAGATGAGCGGCTCACCAATGCCCTCTCAGTTCTTGCAGATCAGATCGATACCGATGAGATGCGGGCGCTTAATGCCGAATTTGACAATGACAAGCGTGAGGCACGGGATATCGCACGTGACTATCTCAGGAGAGAGGGGCTGATCTCCTCCTGA
- a CDS encoding ABC transporter ATP-binding protein, translated as MHGKRLFDRIDSISISGVTKQFGDVVAVDDLSLDVRGGELLILIGGSGSGKTTMLRMINRLIDPDSGSIAINGTETTTLDPIALRKNIGYVIQQIGLFPHMTIRDNIGLLPKIEGWSNDRIDERVRELLARVHLSPDLFMDRYPKELSGGQQQRIGLARALVMDPPLLLMDEPFGALDPILRRQLQDDFLGIKADIGKTIVFVTHDINEAFRLGDRIAIMDEGRLIQVGAARDLILNPADQMVSGLVGSDHLYRHLENLTVRDLMQPAADLCHLQATCTLGEAIARMQNPGAAIAILTDGVASPTIVRMADLLQGGDNSAMVGSYACSPLILEPDEPALPALTRMKSGPDCPAVVAEGRHPVGLLTPDMVVRKLV; from the coding sequence GTGCATGGGAAACGACTCTTTGACCGGATCGATTCGATCAGCATCTCGGGAGTAACAAAACAATTCGGTGATGTCGTCGCTGTTGACGATCTCAGTCTTGATGTCAGGGGAGGAGAACTGCTCATCCTGATCGGGGGTTCGGGGTCCGGGAAGACGACGATGCTCCGGATGATCAACCGCCTGATCGATCCCGATTCCGGATCAATTGCCATCAATGGTACTGAAACAACCACCCTTGATCCGATCGCCCTGAGGAAGAACATCGGGTATGTGATCCAGCAGATCGGGCTCTTTCCCCATATGACCATCAGGGATAATATCGGGCTTCTCCCAAAGATCGAGGGCTGGAGCAATGATCGAATAGATGAGCGTGTCCGGGAGCTGCTTGCCCGTGTCCATCTTTCCCCGGATCTATTCATGGATCGGTACCCAAAGGAGCTCTCAGGCGGCCAGCAGCAGCGGATAGGCCTTGCCCGTGCTCTTGTCATGGACCCTCCCCTCCTCCTGATGGATGAGCCCTTTGGTGCACTCGATCCCATCCTCAGACGCCAGCTTCAGGACGATTTCCTTGGTATCAAGGCGGATATCGGTAAAACCATCGTCTTTGTGACCCACGACATCAATGAGGCGTTCCGGCTCGGGGATCGGATTGCGATTATGGATGAAGGACGGCTCATCCAGGTGGGGGCTGCCCGGGATCTGATCCTGAATCCTGCTGACCAGATGGTCTCCGGGCTCGTTGGATCAGATCATCTGTACCGGCATCTTGAGAACCTGACTGTCCGGGATCTGATGCAGCCAGCAGCTGATCTCTGCCATCTTCAGGCTACATGCACCCTTGGTGAAGCCATTGCCCGGATGCAAAACCCTGGTGCGGCGATTGCAATTCTAACCGATGGTGTTGCTTCACCCACCATTGTCAGGATGGCTGATCTCCTCCAGGGCGGCGACAATTCAGCTATGGTTGGATCATATGCCTGCTCTCCCCTCATCCTGGAACCTGATGAGCCGGCTCTCCCTGCTCTCACCCGGATGAAGTCGGGACCCGACTGTCCAGCCGTTGTTGCAGAAGGCAGGCACCCGGTTGGCCTCCTCACCCCGGATATGGTGGTGCGAAAACTTGTATAG